ATCTTCGATTAATTTAGTATTTAGTCGAGGAGTGTTGTTAAATGCTTTTGTTATCGCCACGGAATGAAATTCTTATACGAATTTGACAGCTAAGGGGCTGATAATAGTGACTTTTAATCTTCATTTGTTGGTGCTCAGTGTTAATCTATGCTTTATGATTTGTTCTGAGACTATTAAGATTATTATGGTTTTCTACTGAAACTTGGTAGATTTACAAGAGAGTAGATCTAATAAAGGCAAAAGGAGGAAAGGTTACAAGGGAACCAGGGCCTGTTAGAGATGGCAGTTCGGTAATTGCTTTCATTGAAGATCCTGATGGTTATGAGTTTGAACTTTTGGAGAGAAGACCTACATCTGAACCTCTATGCCAAGTGATGCTTCGAGTAGGCGATCTCGATCGTGCCATAGCCTTCTACCAAAAAGTGAGTGGTTTTTACTACTCTAATCGTGAAGGTTGTTCATTCATCACTAGTACTTAACTTTTTTCTCCTTGTCTTTGTTTCATTTCAAAGGCTGTCGGAATGAAACTTCTCCGCAAGAAGGACAATCCTGAGGACAAGGTAACTTAACTTTTTAGTGTGGCTATTTATCAGATGCGTGGCTATTTGAGTTCCTGATATAAATCTCTTCTATTGATGTTTATAATGTTTTCCTAAGAAATCTTACTGTGTGATGTGCTGGCTATATAGtgtttttgtttacttttactAAAAACACATTTTCCAATGCACGTTCAATTGAAACACAGCTACAATTGTGCATTCCATCTGACAATTAGACTGCCTAAATCATAAACATGAACATAGGTCTGTCCCTGTTGAAAACGGATTACTATTTTGGAAGGGTAGGCATTAATGATTTCCATTCAAACGAAAATCCTAGAAGTTTCAGAAATTTAGTTCATGTTTTGCTATTatatgttaattattatttttttattgttgttattgtgaAATGCTTGTTTTGATCATTCTCTGCTGTGTTTTCTTTTCCAGTACACAGTAGCCTTTTTGGGCTATGGTCCTGAAGATAAGAACGCTGTTCTAGAACTAACATATAACTATGGCGTCACTGATTACGACAAAGGAAATGGTTACGCTCAGGTAGATTCTGTTCTTTCTGTTTAGAAGAGGAATTTCACGACGTTTGTATGGTTTCCACGAATATTTGCTGTATGCATTGTAAGAATTCAACacattttgtgtttaaacagaTTGCAATAGGCACAAATGATGTCTATAAGACTGCAGAAGCAATCAAATTATGTGGGGGGAAGATTATCCGTGAACCTGGGCCCTTGTCTGGTATCAACACCAAGATTGTAGCTTGTTTGGACCCTGATGGTTGGAAATTGGTATCACCTTTTTATCCGTTTTCTTATGTGTTTTATCACTTTCTTTGAGACTTTAAACTTGTCACTAATAAACTTGGCTTACATCCCACTAATGAAGTCATAGATGTTTAGTTGATAAGTATTGGATTATCTAAGTATGAATCTAAGTTctacattgaataaaaataaaaaaattgagtacCATATAGAGAAGAAAATCCAAACctattgtcttaaggttttgggttaAACTTATGTTAATTCTTTACTTGAGTTAGGTTCAGATCTCATTTGGGTTGTGTCTTTCCAATGAATCCTTCCTCAAAAAAACTTTCAATGAGTTAATGACAAAGAATGAAATGGAACTTAGAAAAAAGTGGTTGAGGAGTGATGATTCCAAGTGAACAATCAAGTTCTGTGACAGATTAGTCATCaacaaatttacaaaattagaGATAGATACTTCTCACCAGAAGAGTTACTGAATTGATGGGTGGAATATGTAATGCGTAAGGAGATGGTATAATTGCGACAGGAATGACTTGCGATAGATTAAAGATTTTTGTTCAGCACTAAACTAGAAAGGTTTGTGCTTTAGAATTCATATGGTTTAGAATCCAAACCTGTCTACTAATCGTTCTGTACTCACCTTGAAAGACTTCTTGTGTATAATAAAGCACTGAGGGAATCCTTCCTATCATGTTTAAGTGCACTTCCAAACCGCTGTCTCTATAACTTGGTTTGTTTATTGCTTTATGCAGGTATTTGTTGATAATGTTGATTTTCTGAAGGAATTAGAGTGACAATTACATGGTTCTAGATTCCATACATCTCCACTGAAATCACACAAGTCTCAATAATTTTGTCAACGAAACCTTAGAGCAGTACTGTCAGCTCTTCACCTTTATAAAGAAGTAACCTCCAATCGCTGTGAGaggaaaagggaaagaaaaaaaaaaggcataTATACAGCAATCCCAATGTCAAtcctaatatatatttttttcataatgttACTTTGACACGGCAATTCAACATGTACTGGATACCCTCGAGCCAGAACTGTTTGTCTCCTTTACTTCCACATTCAAATTCTATGGTCCTGTCCGTTGTTTTTATTCCAAAGTATGCCCTCTTTTCATTGGTGTCTTCTCTCTCCCTTCCAGGCCATGCTGGGATATCATTGCAAAGGCCGGTCACTATATCTGCCATTGTAGGACATACCATACCTTAATATTGTTAGCAGAGAGTGGCAACTGGCAAGCATAAAATAAGTAGGAGCTATGTATGAAACACTGCttacatttcttcttttttgtgaATGTTCCTCCCATATGTTTGCTTTTCATTTTGACTACAACCTGTTGTCAGTGTGTATTAGTGCAAATAACTATTAAATGGAGATAGTGACACAACCAATAGTTATGATTCTCTTTGATCTGTGAAACGATTTTCGGAGTTAAatagttttacaaaatttacaCTATTGGCACAGTGCCACTTCTGATTTCTCAGAAGGCTCCCACCATTGTGGGAATCTAGGGAGGATCAGATAAAACCAGTCTCATCGCTTGAGCTGAGAGATTATTTGGGCCACCATCTTTACAAAAAATGTTCCATCAAATAGCATTGAGAAACTTGCATTAAACATGCCATGAGAATATTTTTAGACATATCTGAGCTCGTACTTGATATGTAAGTGGGAgtcattattagaaaaatattgacTGATTGGAGCCTTGAAATTCATGAACATTATAGTTAAAATATGCTTATACATAGAAACAATGTATAATCGATTGATATGATGAGATTGTAGGAAGAAAGCCATGCTTAGTTTCTACTtctattcataatttttaagcTGCTACTGCGTTCATTTCTTTGCATTGACAATGTCCAATATTAACTTTTGTTTTccaaaattagtaaaattttcTGGTCAGCTATGGTCTTGTATCAAACTTAGAAATTATTGGAGCTCATGCCCATGATTTCTTAATGAATATATGAAATCTCTTCTAGCAATACCtgcaaatttgaatttatattgaAAGAAACTTGCTTCCAGTGAAGATCTCCTGTTAATAACAGTTAAAATAGCACGGTTATCGATGTTAAGAATGTAAATTGctttgaaaatctgaaattcttcttttattctttccAGTTCTAATGAAGCCATTAACGTAAACATGTTAGTAAACATACCTTTTCTTGTACGTTTGAGAAGTTCTCCTCCTTTAAAAACATAGTCCAGTGCTGTCAAGATGTTTGCTTCTTTGCTTTCGTTACACTTTTCTTCAACTAGAGGAATGGCAGTTGCTCCAGGCCCCTTTTGCAGCCTTGCCTTTAGCGTAGCAGCTCCTCGCAAGGCTGCCAACCACGCATTTAGTTCACTATACTTTGTGTTAATATTTGACAATATATGTGAAATGAATCCATGACTTGCAGGTTTTACACCCACTTTCTTTTACCAATATGTTGCTCATTAAGTATAACTATTGTTCTTTACATTTTAGCTTTAGTTATTTTATGGAAGATGATGACTTGGTGAAAATGTAGATTTACAAGAAGAGTAAAAGTGGTTTGATTTATGCCTCATACATGGATCCTGCTTAAATATCACTACCAAGTGATGCTGTTTAAAAGCATAGCTGAGTTTGGTCCGAAATAGAGAAATAAGCATTAAATTCTGATACCTGTGGCTGCTCCGGCTGTTAAAGTCATAATATCTCCATTGGTTTTTGCATTAATGGCGGAGTTGACTACTGTTAAGATTTGGTCATGTTCAGCTCCCATATCTTCTGCAATCTCAATGCAGTGAGAGGCTACTAAAGCTGCTGCAGATGCAATTGCAGCAGAAGCCAGGGGAGGAGGGGACTTTGGGTTGGAATAAGGCATTTCAGGTGATGCTGTTGATGCTGCCACCGCCGCAATAGCAGCAGCAACACCAGCCACAGATACCGCAGCATGCAAATGAGCGTTATGGGTCCTAATTTCCTGCTTTTTCCTCTCCTTTTGATCTTTCAACCACCTACCCATTGTTCTCCCTCTTAGCAAACTCCTGTAAAGCTGGTGAGCAATAGTTCGcaccaataaataaataaatgaaacaaataCTAACTAATATCAGATTGATCTGGTATTTGAGCATAGTTGATGAAGGAAATCATTAAGTTGATTGCAACATACCCCATTTCTGAGTATGTTTTGACTGGAAAGGAATTCTGTACTGAGTGCTTGATGGAGTAAAAGTAAATCCTGTACACGACATATTGCTATGTTAGTAATTTATACACACTAAAAATTCACTCCCAGTGCAAAAACAAGGTTTTGTAGATGTGGCCCGTGATTGTTTGTAACTGAAAGTTCGCAGCTTTTGGCAAGAGAAAATCAAAAACATTTTCACTCGATGATGATTGAATTGTCTAAATTTGTACGGATAGATAACTGTGAGTGAAGTGAAGTTCGTTTAGACCACAATAAAAACAGAGAGTCATGAAAGCTAGCTGAGGCCACATAACAGGCTTCAAATTCTTAACTGAAACTGAACAATGGGCCAAAATGTTTCTTGTGCATTTATGATCAtgttttttatcatataaagttaatataatGTACCTTCTTTTCGCTACTGTCACTGGGTGAAATTGGAGGATAACAACAGTTAGATAACTGCACAAAATTCTTGCATCAGAAGTTTAGAACCAATATgaagttattaaattataaaagctaCATACAGAAGCAGCAGTATAAGATTCTTCTTAAAATGAAGAATCCTAGGACCAGAAAAAAGAAAGGTCTAggttatgaaaaaattatttcctcTGAAACTCCCTTTTTGGAGGGCCTAGAATctctcctttttcctttttattccACTGCAAGCATGTGTTGCATAGAGATTGAATATCTTTTAAGAGAGGTAACATAGCATTTGCATGATTCCTATTTGCATGCTGCATAACCAACTAAGAAGAAAGTGGCTAAAGGAAGAGTTAATGGTCTAATTTAAATCACTATTTCAAATTAAACACAGCCAATGTTCTTACATCCTTTGAAGCAGTGGAACTCTTAGTATCAAATTGGTGACCTGAAGGGCAAGAAAGTGGCATATCTATACTGGTGGAGATCGCAATGTTGGTGCTGTGCAATGCTTTAGAGAGTTCCATGGCGGAAAGACTCCATGATCTAGCAAGGAACTCCATAGACTCAGTTGGAGTATCAGGTGGGGGACAGGATGATGCAGTCCAATCTGCAGGAGCATTCTCATCTATGTTTTCCAGTTGATGGACTGAGCATTTAGAGTCAGACGCTGTCGGGCTCACTGAAATTGAAAAGGAGTTAGGTGCTTTCATCAGAATGAAACTTGATCGTAAGAATACAAGAAGCTTTAAGTCTTTTTGGTCATTGTTTCAAGTTTCTATATACTCATGATAATTTCTAATGCCTGAATGAGAAAAATCAGTGGTCGGGTTGAAATGAAGTTTCTTCATTTAGAAACCAACTAATGTTACACTCACTTGTAAAACTTAACGTTTCGATCACTCGGGATTCAGAAGATACGGGTGGTGAAAAATCTCATGGCATGAGTGAGAATTGAAGAAGCTAAGGACAAGATGCTGATAGGACAGATGACCAACAGTGAGATATTTAACAAGAAAATATGACGTTGTTTCTGAGTGCTTCTAATTaaggaaaatgaaaacaatGTAAAAGATTCTTAGTGCTGAACAAAAGGACCCGATTTAAAGGTCACTCATTCTTGTCTCCAACTTAAGCTGTTGCTTTTGATTTCCACCTCTTAGTGGTTCGTGCACAAATAGTTAAGGACCTGTTTTTATGGCAGCAGGGTTCATCATTACTAGGATTCTCCTTTGTCACCACTATCACTTTCTAAAGTAGAGTAAGGGGACCCATATGTACgttttttctttactttgatAACTTGATAAACATCAAATTAGCATTGCAAATTGGATCCAGGGTACAAGTTTAATCGTGTTTACAGGACTGTGCTGTTTTCACTGTTTCCCTTAGCATGGAGACAATGTCATTCTTTTGGGTACGGTTTTCCCCGTGGCtcttttgtctttgttaattAAAGCATACAACACAGGGTGCCTTTTTTCCCCTTAACTACATCTTCTCTTTAATTGTGTTGCTGATTACTACTAAGATATATATAGTAGCTATATTACCACAATTTGTCATTCTGATATATCAATCAATTGGTGATCGTTCGGGGGACCATTCCATAACAAAGAAGTTTAAACTATTCAGATTGACAATTACTCCTTAAGTAGaaatatttcttataaatttctCTATTGAAAAAGCCCTGCACCGACATTTTGCAGGGTTTTATATTTTACTAGTTTGGAATGTtgaatgtttgtttttttataatccTAACTATACCACATGAATGTTCATTAGAAAGTATACTTGGTCGAGTTCAAAGATTGGATAAAACACCCTTTCAGTGAAAAAAGAAATGGACCTGATTAGTTTCAAATAGCCATGAATTGGATTGACTTATGAATAATTCAAAAAAGAAATGGACCTGATTAGTTTCAAATAGCCATGAATTGGATTGACTTATGAATAATTCCCTTGT
This Vigna angularis cultivar LongXiaoDou No.4 chromosome 4, ASM1680809v1, whole genome shotgun sequence DNA region includes the following protein-coding sequences:
- the LOC108321856 gene encoding lactoylglutathione lyase GLX1, producing MASSLMLPAASMLRPSTTSSSTSRRLALFHLVTTGAIALPQCKLFGAKGSDLLKVAEAIAAENIVQPEKILFDWVKNDNRRFLHVVYRVGDLEKTIKFYTECLGMKLLRKRDIPEDRYSNAFLGYGPEDSNFTVELTYNYGVDNYDIGSGFGHFGVAVEDIYKRVDLIKAKGGKVTREPGPVRDGSSVIAFIEDPDGYEFELLERRPTSEPLCQVMLRVGDLDRAIAFYQKAVGMKLLRKKDNPEDKYTVAFLGYGPEDKNAVLELTYNYGVTDYDKGNGYAQIAIGTNDVYKTAEAIKLCGGKIIREPGPLSGINTKIVACLDPDGWKLVFVDNVDFLKELE
- the LOC108321855 gene encoding VAN3-binding protein isoform X1; the encoded protein is MSPTASDSKCSVHQLENIDENAPADWTASSCPPPDTPTESMEFLARSWSLSAMELSKALHSTNIAISTSIDMPLSCPSGHQFDTKSSTASKDLSNCCYPPISPSDSSEKKDLLLLHQALSTEFLSSQNILRNGLYRSLLRGRTMGRWLKDQKERKKQEIRTHNAHLHAAVSVAGVAAAIAAVAASTASPEMPYSNPKSPPPLASAAIASAAALVASHCIEIAEDMGAEHDQILTVVNSAINAKTNGDIMTLTAGAATALRGAATLKARLQKGPGATAIPLVEEKCNESKEANILTALDYVFKGGELLKRTRKGDLHWKQVSFNINSNLQVVVKMKSKHMGGTFTKKKKYIVTGLCNDIPAWPGREREDTNEKRAYFGIKTTDRTIEFECGSKGDKQFWLEGIQYMLNCRVKVTL
- the LOC108321855 gene encoding VAN3-binding protein isoform X2, giving the protein MSPTASDSKCSVHQLENIDENAPADWTASSCPPPDTPTESMEFLARSWSLSAMELSKALHSTNIAISTSIDMPLSCPSGHQFDTKSSTASKDLSNCCYPPISPSDSSEKKDLLLLHQALSTEFLSSQNILRNGLYRSLLRGRTMGRWLKDQKERKKQEIRTHNAHLHAAVSVAGVAAAIAAVAASTASPEMPYSNPKSPPPLASAAIASAAALVASHCIEIAEDMGAEHDQILTVVNSAINAKTNGDIMTLTAGAATALRGAATLKARLQKGPGATAIPLVEEKCNESKEANILTALDYVFKGGELLKRTRKGCSQNEKQTYGRNIHKKEEIYSDRPLQ